The region TGGTGAAACTAGACTTTCATGATAAATCCCTACATGCCATTGAAGTGGTGAACTTCGCTTAATCCTACAACGACGTCCAAATTGGTCATTCTTTGAGTCATACGTaactaaataagaacaataACATCCCGTTCTAAGAACAACAACACCATTTCCCAAAATGCTCAAGGGTATTAGGCGAGGAGCATCGCATCTACAAATACGGTATCTAGACTTGAGAGGGATCGTCATCACTTTAGTCCAAGATTCCTGAACTCCATACTCTTTCATCAACCAAAGAACTAAACGAGTTTTGTGAGAATATTGCGACACATAAAGATACTTATTGAAGACATGCAGGTCAAGACTCCAAATTTCACCCTCCAGCTCAGAAGGTAGCAACATTTCACCATGAGTCTCCTTTTCCACGTCAAAAGAAATAATCACCAATTTATCAGAACCATGACCTGGCCCAAGCCTAGGCAGCCAATGCAGATTACCATTCAGAAATGTCTGACGCGAGTCCCAAGAACTCCTGGCACCAAACGAGAGATCTTGAGTCATTGTCCTCCAATTACTTTCACTTTCACCAAAGGTATATAGTCTGGCCGAGAGTTTAAAAGCACCATCAACCCCTAATGCTAGCACCTTGTACTTGTCATTCACTTTATCATAGCCAAAAAATGCATTATTAGGGATCCAGTGTCTACTAATCTCTTTAGGAAAAGCAAGGGATTTCCTGGAAACCAATTTGGTAGAAGGGTTGTACAATGTAAAACAACCATTATTAATATCACGCAAACACAGTAATCCATTGATTGAACCTACAATATGGTTGTACTTTTCTGCCATCCTAAATTTACGTTTTTGAGAAAGGGTTGGTGTGTTTTGGAAGAATGAATTCATAGA is a window of Lotus japonicus ecotype B-129 chromosome 5, LjGifu_v1.2 DNA encoding:
- the LOC130719911 gene encoding F-box/kelch-repeat protein At3g23880-like, which encodes MAEKYNHIVGSINGLLCLRDINNGCFTLYNPSTKLVSRKSLAFPKEISRHWIPNNAFFGYDKVNDKYKVLALGVDGAFKLSARLYTFGESESNWRTMTQDLSFGARSSWDSRQTFLNGNLHWLPRLGPGHGSDKLVIISFDVEKETHGEMLLPSELEGEIWSLDLHVFNKYLYVSQYSHKTRLVLWLMKEYGVQESWTKVMTIPLKSRYRICRCDAPRLIPLSILGNGVVVLRTGCYCSYLVTYDSKNDQFGRRCRIKRSSPLQWHVGIYHESLVSPP